The Pseudofrankia inefficax genome window below encodes:
- a CDS encoding CAP domain-containing protein, producing MLELVAGANGPLPHGVVQVRLPGPFDLSALVIGADDRVGGDADFVFYNQPSTRGVRLTSARPAGPGRAVLIGADEVTLEPGRLRAGAERVMLVASPADGSTPFGRLPAPTATVYDSAGAAAVRLVPPRLGPETALLVGEIYRRAGGWRVRTIGQGYADGLAGLARDFGVDVDDSPGPAPAVPPVPAGRRPSDAPVPTGPPWSGPGPDPSVPGSIPTAVPVPPPLMTPPPLVPESPSDHSPWSGQGRARVFGVYGPSPEPGQWAQPLGRDPLAEVVMLTNQQRQLNGLPPLAPEPLLARAAAAHSADMAARRFFDHRNPDGLQVADRVTALGYRFGTVAENIAAGQRTPAEVVTGWMNSPGHRRNILLPEITQIGVGYSPSADVYGCYWTQVFGTPRAW from the coding sequence ATGCTCGAGCTGGTCGCGGGAGCGAACGGACCGTTACCGCACGGCGTGGTCCAGGTGCGGCTGCCCGGGCCGTTCGACCTGTCAGCGCTGGTCATCGGGGCCGACGACCGGGTCGGTGGCGACGCCGATTTCGTCTTCTACAACCAGCCGTCGACCCGCGGCGTCCGGCTCACCTCGGCCCGGCCCGCCGGTCCCGGCCGCGCCGTCCTGATCGGCGCGGACGAGGTGACGCTCGAGCCGGGCCGGCTGCGGGCCGGTGCCGAGCGGGTGATGCTGGTCGCGAGCCCCGCCGACGGGAGCACCCCGTTCGGCCGGCTGCCGGCACCGACGGCGACGGTGTATGACAGCGCTGGCGCCGCCGCGGTCCGGCTCGTCCCGCCGCGGCTCGGCCCGGAGACGGCGCTGCTGGTCGGCGAGATCTACCGGCGCGCGGGCGGGTGGCGGGTCCGGACGATCGGCCAGGGCTACGCGGACGGCCTGGCCGGGCTGGCCCGCGATTTCGGCGTCGACGTGGACGACTCCCCCGGCCCCGCGCCGGCCGTCCCCCCGGTCCCGGCTGGCCGGCGCCCGAGCGACGCCCCGGTACCAACGGGCCCGCCGTGGTCAGGCCCTGGGCCCGACCCGTCGGTCCCCGGCTCGATTCCCACCGCCGTCCCGGTGCCGCCACCGCTCATGACGCCGCCACCGCTGGTTCCCGAGTCGCCCTCCGACCATTCGCCCTGGTCGGGGCAGGGGCGCGCCCGGGTGTTCGGGGTCTACGGCCCGTCTCCCGAGCCGGGCCAGTGGGCGCAGCCGCTCGGCCGCGACCCGCTCGCGGAGGTGGTCATGCTGACCAACCAGCAGCGCCAGCTGAACGGGCTGCCGCCGCTGGCTCCGGAACCGCTGCTGGCCAGGGCTGCCGCCGCGCACAGCGCGGACATGGCAGCCCGCCGGTTCTTCGACCACCGCAACCCGGACGGCCTGCAGGTCGCCGACCGGGTCACCGCGCTCGGCTACCGGTTCGGAACCGTCGCCGAGAACATCGCCGCCGGCCAGCGGACCCCGGCCGAGGTGGTCACCGGCTGGATGAACAGCCCCGGCCACCGGCGCAACATCTTGTTGCCCGAGATCACCCAGATCGGCGTCGGCTACTCGCCCAGCGCCGACGTCTACGGCTGCTACTGGACCCAGGTGTTCGGCACGCCGCGGGCCTGGTGA